A window of the Gossypium hirsutum isolate 1008001.06 chromosome A05, Gossypium_hirsutum_v2.1, whole genome shotgun sequence genome harbors these coding sequences:
- the LOC107897027 gene encoding NADPH:quinone oxidoreductase codes for MEAVVASKPVIKVAAICGSLRKASYNRGLIRTALELTKESIAGIQMEYIDISPLPMLDTDLEVDGKFPPAVEAFRQKILEADSILIASPEYNYSLTAPLKNALDWASRPPNVWADKAAAIVSAGGGFGGARSHYHLRQVGVFLDLHFINKPEFYLNAFQPPAKFDSDGNLIDEDSKERMKQVLLSLQAFTLRLQPKN; via the exons ATGGAAGCTGTTGTAGCATCGAAACCAGTGATTAAAGTTGCTGCCATTTGTGGGTCTTTAAGGAAAGCCTCTTACAACAGAGGCTTAATTCGAACCG cTTTGGAGCTTACCAAGGAGTCCATTGCTGGGATTCAAATGGAATACATAGACATTTCACCACTTCCAATGCTGGATACAGATCTGGAAGTTGATGGCAAGTTTCCCCCTGCGGTTGAGGCTTTCAGGCAGAAGATTTTGGAGGCTGATAGCATCCTTATTGCTTCCCCTGAATACAACTATTCTCTTACTG CGCCTCTGAAGAATGCACTTGACTGGGCTTCAAGACCACCAAATGTATGGGCAGATAAAGCGGCTGCCATCGTAAGCGCCGGAGGAGGCTTTGGTGGTGCGCGATCACATTATCATCTTCGCCAAGTTGGGGTTTTCCTTGATCTACATTTCATCAATAAACCCGAGTTTTACTTGAATGCGTTTCAGCCTCCGGCAAAGTTCGATAGTGATGGCAACCTTATTGACGAGGATTCCAAGGAGAGAATGAAGCAAGTTCTTCTTTCCTTGCAAGCATTTACCCTCCGACTCCAACCTAAAAACTGA